Proteins from a genomic interval of Gemmatimonadaceae bacterium:
- a CDS encoding lipoate--protein ligase family protein — MPRQRWRILVTPAAAGAENMALDEALMSRAREAGEWTLRVYAWSAPTISLGRNQPALRHYDRDRIRRQGVAVVRRPTGGRAILHHREITYSVTAPSAAAGTERESYARINRLLVASLNKLGVDARVSPRRERARLPDATPCFELPAEGELTFEGRKLAGSAQWRSDGALLQHGSVLVGDDQTRLAEFSLSPGSKLPAPATLVEAMGRAPSLAEAATAFEGAVRDLEDPEAMSLQIDDDLRARASALVVQYSDDSWTWRR, encoded by the coding sequence ATGCCTCGTCAGCGCTGGCGCATCCTGGTCACCCCCGCCGCGGCGGGAGCCGAGAACATGGCGCTCGACGAGGCGTTGATGTCTCGCGCTCGAGAGGCGGGCGAGTGGACACTGCGCGTATATGCCTGGTCCGCGCCCACCATCTCCCTTGGTCGCAACCAGCCGGCGCTCCGTCACTATGACCGAGATCGGATTCGTCGACAGGGCGTGGCCGTCGTTCGCCGGCCGACGGGGGGTCGCGCGATACTGCATCATAGGGAAATCACCTACAGCGTCACTGCCCCTTCCGCCGCCGCGGGGACGGAGCGCGAGTCCTATGCGCGCATCAACCGCCTCCTGGTCGCGTCGTTGAACAAGCTCGGCGTGGATGCGCGGGTGTCGCCGCGGCGGGAACGGGCTCGACTCCCCGACGCCACGCCGTGCTTCGAGCTTCCGGCGGAAGGCGAACTGACCTTCGAGGGACGGAAACTCGCGGGGAGCGCGCAGTGGCGATCCGACGGCGCGCTACTCCAGCATGGCTCCGTCCTCGTCGGCGACGATCAGACGCGGCTGGCGGAGTTCAGTCTGTCGCCGGGTTCCAAGCTGCCCGCGCCGGCGACGCTCGTCGAGGCGATGGGACGCGCTCCGTCGCTCGCCGAGGCGGCGACCGCGTTCGAGGGCGCGGTTCGCGATCTCGAGGACCCCGAGGCGATGAGCCTCCAAATCGATGACGACCTGCGTGCCCGAGCCTCCGCGCTCGTCGTCCAGTATTCGGATGATTCGTGGACGTGGAGGCGATGA
- a CDS encoding peptide ABC transporter substrate-binding protein, which yields MHKPVVAISALILLAACTSTEGGPRPASGPSGGTFIYSAPSDPQSVFPAFVAEQVGAVVIDLVFDHLADISSDLTTTGDKTFTPRLARSWTWSPDSLSITFSLDPRARWHDGKPVTAGDVRYSVKVLIDPKVASPVAATLSNVDSVSVKDSLTAVVWFKKHTPEQFYDIAYQLYVVPEHVYGKVPLDSLRTSDVIRTPVGSGQFRFVQWKPDVSFELDADTANYHGRPLLDRVIVTPATDPAARRTQVLTGQADFMQNFPGDLAVLDSSKVARALVVPSLQYVFMGMNPYAPKSNMQAHPIFSDVRVRRALSMAVDRVAMLHNVFGDKGLLGRGPFPMILSVSDTTVKLPPYDTAAAGALLDSAGWRRGPNGTRSKHGAPLKFSLLLPSTTASRQKYSQLLQEQFRRIGVTLVIDAVDPKTFTARIQPGQKAGDFDAVIQGFQTDPSPNGMRQNWGTAGIGLEGQNVLHYSNPKTDALIDSIALSFDPAKAKAYAKRAFQQIADDAYAIWLYDITEVEAVNRRVTVTRTRADGWWRYLGEWSIAPDKRIDRDKIPLSAGAPTPAR from the coding sequence ATGCACAAGCCCGTCGTCGCGATTTCGGCGCTGATCCTGCTGGCCGCATGCACGTCGACCGAGGGCGGACCGAGACCCGCGTCCGGACCTTCGGGTGGCACGTTCATCTACTCCGCGCCCAGCGATCCACAATCCGTATTCCCGGCCTTCGTGGCCGAGCAGGTCGGCGCGGTCGTCATCGACCTCGTGTTCGACCACCTCGCTGACATCTCGAGCGACCTGACGACGACCGGCGACAAGACGTTCACGCCGCGGCTAGCCAGGAGCTGGACATGGTCGCCGGACTCGCTGTCGATCACGTTTTCGCTGGATCCGCGCGCGCGGTGGCATGACGGGAAACCGGTGACCGCGGGCGACGTTCGGTACAGCGTCAAGGTTCTTATTGACCCGAAGGTCGCATCGCCCGTCGCGGCGACCCTCTCGAACGTCGACTCCGTCTCGGTCAAGGACTCATTGACCGCCGTCGTCTGGTTCAAGAAGCACACGCCGGAGCAGTTCTATGACATCGCCTACCAGCTCTACGTCGTCCCCGAGCACGTATACGGCAAAGTTCCACTCGACAGCCTGCGGACTTCCGACGTAATCCGAACTCCCGTCGGAAGCGGGCAGTTTCGCTTCGTGCAGTGGAAGCCCGACGTGAGTTTCGAGCTCGACGCCGACACTGCCAACTACCATGGCCGCCCGCTGCTCGACCGCGTGATCGTGACGCCGGCCACCGATCCGGCGGCGCGGCGCACGCAGGTGCTGACGGGGCAGGCGGATTTTATGCAGAACTTCCCGGGAGATCTCGCGGTCCTCGACAGCAGTAAGGTCGCGCGGGCGCTGGTCGTTCCAAGCCTGCAATACGTGTTCATGGGGATGAATCCCTATGCGCCAAAGTCGAACATGCAGGCGCATCCAATCTTCAGCGATGTTCGGGTGCGGCGCGCCCTGTCGATGGCCGTCGACCGAGTCGCGATGCTGCACAACGTATTCGGCGACAAGGGATTACTTGGGCGCGGCCCCTTCCCGATGATTCTTTCTGTGTCGGACACCACCGTGAAACTGCCGCCGTACGACACCGCGGCCGCCGGTGCGCTGCTCGATTCCGCAGGCTGGCGACGCGGCCCCAACGGCACACGGAGCAAGCACGGCGCGCCCCTCAAGTTCTCGCTGTTGCTGCCGTCGACGACCGCATCGCGGCAGAAGTATTCGCAGTTGCTGCAGGAGCAGTTCCGCCGCATCGGTGTCACACTCGTCATCGACGCGGTCGATCCGAAGACGTTTACCGCTCGCATCCAGCCGGGCCAAAAGGCGGGCGACTTTGACGCCGTCATCCAAGGATTCCAAACCGATCCGAGCCCGAACGGCATGCGTCAGAATTGGGGCACCGCCGGCATTGGCCTCGAAGGACAAAACGTCCTCCACTACTCGAATCCCAAGACCGACGCGTTGATCGACAGCATCGCTTTGTCGTTTGACCCCGCGAAGGCCAAAGCGTACGCCAAGCGCGCGTTTCAGCAGATCGCCGACGATGCCTACGCCATCTGGCTCTATGACATCACCGAGGTCGAGGCGGTGAACCGCCGAGTCACTGTCACGCGGACGCGTGCCGATGGTTGGTGGCGTTACCTGGGCGAGTGGTCGATTGCGCCCGACAAGCGAATCGACCGCGACAAGATTCCGCTGAGCGCGGGCGCGCCGACGCCGGCACGTTGA
- a CDS encoding ABC transporter permease, protein MRRRLAARLGQSFVVVFIVTTIAFFVIRSAPGDPFSYDSSRITPAVRAEWRARFGYDQPLTVQYGRYLWSVAHGKLGYSTLKSEPVANALVEALPRTLALAGVGLLLSLVIGVVVGTAQAAGRGGWFDRISSHVLLVLYSLPDFWGALIVLLVFAYWWPLLPAGGIVDAMHDYMPRGQAIADRVRHFVLPLASIILLTTGAISRFQRGAVLDVLPADYLRTARAKGVPESGVIWKHALRTALAPAIVLLGVLLPALLGGTVFVEQVFAWPGIGLLATRAIGSRDYDLVTATVIAGAVLVVVGNLIADTLHAVLDPRVRE, encoded by the coding sequence GTGCGCCGGCGCCTGGCCGCGCGCCTCGGACAGTCTTTCGTCGTCGTGTTCATCGTCACGACGATCGCGTTCTTCGTCATCCGCTCGGCCCCCGGCGATCCGTTTTCGTACGACTCCAGCCGCATCACGCCGGCCGTGCGCGCCGAGTGGCGTGCACGCTTCGGCTACGACCAACCGCTCACCGTCCAGTACGGGCGATATCTCTGGAGCGTCGCGCACGGGAAACTCGGGTACTCCACACTCAAGAGCGAGCCGGTCGCCAACGCACTCGTGGAGGCGCTGCCGCGCACGCTCGCTTTGGCCGGCGTCGGGCTACTCCTCAGTCTCGTCATTGGCGTGGTCGTCGGTACCGCCCAGGCAGCGGGGCGTGGGGGCTGGTTCGACCGAATCTCCTCCCACGTGCTCCTCGTGCTTTATTCGCTCCCCGATTTCTGGGGCGCGTTGATCGTCCTGTTGGTCTTCGCGTACTGGTGGCCGCTGCTCCCCGCCGGCGGCATCGTCGACGCGATGCACGACTACATGCCGCGCGGCCAGGCCATCGCCGATCGCGTGCGGCACTTCGTGCTGCCCCTGGCGTCGATCATCCTCTTGACCACCGGAGCGATCAGCCGATTTCAACGCGGCGCGGTGCTCGACGTTCTTCCGGCGGACTATCTGCGCACGGCGCGCGCCAAGGGAGTTCCCGAATCGGGCGTGATCTGGAAACACGCGCTTCGAACGGCGCTCGCCCCGGCCATCGTCTTGCTCGGCGTTCTGCTGCCCGCGCTGCTCGGCGGAACCGTCTTCGTCGAGCAGGTTTTCGCATGGCCGGGAATCGGTCTTCTCGCCACGCGCGCGATCGGCAGCCGCGACTACGACCTCGTGACCGCGACCGTCATCGCCGGTGCGGTGCTCGTCGTCGTCGGCAACCTCATTGCCGACACGCTCCATGCGGTCCTGGATCCCCGTGTTCGTGAATAA
- a CDS encoding ABC transporter permease, giving the protein MRSWIPVFVNNRGSAWAKLLANRGGRWSLLVIGALVVAAIAGPLLTTQSCIEQLDIVRLKNAPPSLSHLFGTDAYARDVLARVLCGARISLAIGVLAVVVSTTIGAAYGLVAGYVGGRLDNTMMRLLDAFMAIPRVLILIAVLTIWHPVPLTGLIVLIGVTGWFTVSRLVRAETRLAKSADYVASARALGASDVRIVLRHLLPNVAMPIIVSSTLAVGNVIALEAGLSYLGIGAQPPTPSWGSIFFEGIDTFTTAWWVVVFPGIAIVATVVAFNTLGDALRDVLDPRQVHLDRSISNAAIEIESVSRPAPPASSPPPSTTHQLAQNG; this is encoded by the coding sequence ATGCGGTCCTGGATCCCCGTGTTCGTGAATAACCGCGGCTCGGCCTGGGCGAAGCTGCTCGCGAATCGCGGCGGGCGGTGGTCGTTACTCGTGATCGGCGCCCTCGTCGTCGCTGCGATCGCCGGCCCGCTCCTCACCACGCAGAGCTGCATCGAACAGCTGGACATCGTGCGGCTCAAGAACGCGCCGCCGTCACTGTCGCACCTCTTCGGTACCGACGCGTACGCACGCGACGTGCTCGCCCGCGTCTTGTGCGGCGCGCGCATCTCGCTGGCGATCGGTGTCCTCGCAGTCGTCGTGTCCACCACGATCGGCGCCGCGTATGGTCTCGTTGCCGGATACGTCGGCGGGCGCCTCGACAACACGATGATGCGGCTGCTCGATGCGTTCATGGCGATTCCGCGGGTTCTCATTCTCATCGCCGTGCTCACGATCTGGCATCCCGTGCCGCTCACCGGCTTGATCGTGCTGATCGGCGTCACCGGTTGGTTCACCGTCTCACGTCTCGTGCGCGCCGAGACGCGGCTCGCCAAGAGCGCCGACTACGTCGCCTCGGCGCGTGCGCTGGGCGCGTCGGACGTGCGCATCGTGCTGCGCCATCTGCTGCCCAACGTCGCGATGCCGATCATCGTCAGCTCGACGCTCGCCGTCGGCAACGTCATCGCCCTCGAGGCCGGCCTCTCGTACCTCGGCATCGGCGCGCAGCCGCCGACGCCGAGCTGGGGCTCGATCTTTTTCGAAGGCATCGACACGTTCACGACCGCATGGTGGGTCGTGGTGTTTCCCGGCATCGCGATCGTCGCCACCGTCGTAGCGTTCAACACGCTCGGCGATGCCTTGCGCGACGTGCTCGATCCCCGGCAGGTTCACCTCGACCGTTCGATTTCAAACGCCGCGATCGAGATCGAGTCGGTCTCGCGACCGGCTCCGCCCGCATCGTCTCCGCCTCCGTCCACCACGCATCAACTCGCGCAGAATGGCTGA
- a CDS encoding ABC transporter ATP-binding protein, with the protein MAESPSLLRIENLHTYFYGDGGVARAVDGITFEVGAGETVGLVGESGCGKSVTALSILRLVRPPGRIEPGSEIHFDGKNLVTLDEKSMRAVRGARISMVFQEPMTALNPVFTIGDQIAEVVRIHHAGTKQEAWDRAVKMLETVGIPDAAQRARDYPHQLSGGMRQRVVIAMALVMHPALVIADEPTTALDVTIQAQILELLAELQQKFGTSILLITHDLGVVAETASRVIVMYAGEIVEESPVEELFAAAHHPYTEGLLAAMPRVGQERERLATIPGTVPPPTAWPSGCRFHDRCVYAWERCSTEHPPLYQIGERHVSRCHLAEEPMRRSQRHEPAAAIKS; encoded by the coding sequence ATGGCTGAGTCGCCGTCGCTTCTTCGGATCGAGAATCTGCACACGTATTTCTACGGCGACGGCGGCGTCGCCCGGGCTGTGGACGGCATCACGTTCGAAGTCGGCGCGGGGGAGACGGTGGGGCTCGTCGGTGAATCGGGGTGCGGAAAATCCGTGACCGCGCTCTCGATTTTGCGCCTCGTGCGTCCGCCCGGCCGGATCGAGCCGGGCAGCGAGATTCACTTCGACGGCAAGAACCTCGTCACGCTCGACGAAAAATCGATGCGCGCCGTTCGCGGCGCGCGCATCTCGATGGTGTTCCAAGAGCCGATGACGGCGCTGAATCCCGTCTTCACCATCGGCGACCAGATCGCCGAGGTCGTGCGCATTCACCACGCCGGCACCAAACAGGAAGCCTGGGACCGCGCGGTGAAGATGCTCGAGACGGTCGGCATCCCCGACGCCGCGCAGCGCGCGCGCGACTATCCGCACCAGCTCTCCGGCGGCATGCGGCAGCGCGTCGTCATCGCGATGGCGCTCGTGATGCATCCGGCGCTCGTCATCGCCGACGAGCCAACGACGGCGCTCGACGTCACGATCCAGGCGCAGATCCTCGAGCTCCTCGCCGAGCTGCAGCAGAAGTTCGGCACGTCGATCCTGCTCATCACGCACGATCTGGGTGTCGTCGCCGAAACGGCGTCCCGCGTGATCGTGATGTACGCCGGCGAGATCGTCGAGGAATCGCCGGTCGAAGAGCTCTTCGCCGCTGCCCACCATCCGTACACAGAAGGCCTGCTCGCCGCGATGCCGCGCGTCGGACAGGAGCGCGAGCGCCTCGCCACGATTCCCGGCACCGTGCCGCCGCCGACCGCATGGCCCAGCGGATGTCGATTCCACGACCGGTGCGTCTACGCGTGGGAGCGCTGTTCGACGGAACATCCGCCGCTCTACCAGATCGGCGAGCGCCACGTCTCCCGCTGTCACCTCGCCGAAGAACCGATGCGACGCTCCCAGCGCCACGAACCCGCCGCCGCGATCAAGTCATGA
- a CDS encoding oligopeptide/dipeptide ABC transporter ATP-binding protein: protein MTNAPAVHPSTRPPVRPLLSVRNLVKNFPIKKGAFGRPAGFVRAVSDVSFDVMPGETLGLVGESGCGKSTTGRMILRLIEPTAGRVEFDGVDLTSLDSRAMRKMRRKIQVIFQDPFSSLNPRMTVGAIVREGLTIHKIAEGGAADARVKQLLDEVGLRAEYTSRYPHEFSGGQRQRIGIARALAVEPTFIVCDEPVSALDVSVQAQVINLMQDLQRDRGLAYLFIAHDLSVVEHIADRVAVMYLGKIVELASAADLYRDPVMPYTQALLSAVPVPDPARKKSRVVLTGDVPSPSNPPAGCVFHPRCQHPAKDAACTEIVPPLEEKAANHWAACIKQPPTGVEWRVQQAAGGTKEPKRWAGRPVDR, encoded by the coding sequence ATGACCAACGCGCCGGCCGTCCACCCGTCCACCCGTCCACCGGTCCGCCCGCTGCTTTCCGTCCGCAACCTCGTCAAGAATTTTCCGATCAAAAAGGGCGCGTTCGGACGCCCCGCCGGGTTCGTGCGTGCCGTCAGCGACGTCTCGTTCGACGTCATGCCGGGAGAGACCCTCGGCCTCGTCGGCGAATCGGGCTGCGGGAAGTCCACGACTGGGCGAATGATTCTGCGATTGATCGAGCCCACCGCCGGCCGTGTGGAGTTTGACGGCGTGGACCTCACGTCGTTGGACTCGCGCGCGATGCGCAAGATGCGCCGGAAGATTCAAGTCATCTTCCAGGATCCGTTCTCGTCGCTCAACCCGCGCATGACCGTCGGCGCGATCGTGCGCGAGGGGCTCACGATCCACAAGATCGCCGAGGGCGGCGCCGCGGACGCGCGCGTGAAGCAGTTGCTCGACGAGGTCGGCCTCCGCGCCGAGTACACGTCGCGCTATCCGCACGAATTCTCGGGAGGACAACGGCAGCGCATCGGCATCGCGCGGGCGCTTGCCGTCGAGCCGACCTTCATCGTGTGCGACGAGCCGGTTTCGGCGCTCGACGTGTCGGTTCAGGCCCAGGTCATCAACCTGATGCAGGATCTGCAGCGCGACCGCGGCCTCGCGTATCTGTTCATCGCGCACGATCTGTCGGTCGTGGAACACATCGCCGACCGCGTCGCGGTGATGTATCTGGGCAAGATCGTCGAACTGGCGAGCGCGGCCGATCTCTATCGCGATCCGGTCATGCCGTACACGCAAGCGCTGCTCTCGGCTGTGCCCGTCCCCGATCCCGCGCGGAAAAAGTCACGCGTCGTGCTCACCGGCGACGTTCCCTCCCCGTCGAATCCGCCGGCCGGCTGCGTGTTCCATCCCCGCTGCCAGCATCCGGCGAAAGACGCCGCGTGCACCGAGATCGTTCCACCTCTCGAAGAAAAAGCCGCCAATCACTGGGCGGCCTGCATCAAACAGCCGCCCACCGGTGTAGAGTGGCGTGTTCAGCAAGCGGCTGGCGGAACGAAGGAACCGAAGCGGTGGGCCGGTAGACCGGTGGACCGGTAG